A genome region from Neoarius graeffei isolate fNeoGra1 chromosome 21, fNeoGra1.pri, whole genome shotgun sequence includes the following:
- the LOC132870072 gene encoding protein mono-ADP-ribosyltransferase PARP11-like isoform X2 — protein sequence MFAGWGGDDEDNEPMNTSDHPWYWFYQAECGIWHRTEDDPVNSISSSELEMLYFKNPYGITNLSTAGGNFKIDFHGYLRTNLRTGQTQKLKRSSFTEHVIRCKCANQVPPVPAHWENMDPKTPFKTFTLNWQSSEFKEVERYVQEIGLLQEPLKVLYRIQNVDLWELYCRKKSQLMRIKGQLDIEERMLFHGTGKNNVHNICLYNFDCRISESRRCGHIYGKGTYFALHAAYADSYSKKRSQEVNSTRVMFLARVIVGKYTQGRKLYTQLCPFHWTFWSNQLPSAT from the exons ATGTTTGCTGGTTGGGGAGGAGATGATGAGGACAATGAACCGATGAATACTTCTGACCATCCTTGGTACTGGTTCTATCAAGCAGAGTGTGGCATTTGGCACAGAACTGAG GACGATCCAGTGAACTCCATCAGCAGCTCAGAACTGGAAATGCTTTACTTTAAAAACCCTTATGGAATTACTAACCTTAGCACAGCAGGAGGAAACTTCAAAATTGATTTTCATG GGTACCTGAGGACCAACCTAAGGACAGGGCAGACTCAAAAATTAAAACGCTCTTCATTCACTGAGCATGTTATCAG ATGCAAATGTGCAAACCAGGTGCCACCTGTGCCTGCTCACTGGGAGAACATGGACCCTAAAACACCTTTCAAG acttTCACTCTGAACTGGCAATCAAGTGAGTTTAAAGAAGTGGAGAGATATGTGCAAGAAATTGGTCTCCTGCAGGAACCCCTGAAAGTTCTCTACAGAATACAGAATGTTGATCTCTGGGAGCTGTACTGCAG AAAAAAATCCCAGCTGATGAGGATAAAGGGTCAGTTAGACATTGAAGAACGAATGCTCTTCCAcggcacaggcaaaaacaatgtgCATAATATTTGCTTGTACAATTTTGACTGCAGAATATCAGAGTCAAGAAGATGCGGTCATATCTACGGTAAAG GTACATACTTTGCCCTACATGCAGCCTACGCAGACAGTTACAGTAAGAAACGAAGCCAAGAAGTTAACAGCACACGAGTAATGTTTCTCGCACGTGTGATCGTTGGGAAGTACACACAAG GAAGAAAATTATACACACAGCTCTGCCCATTCCATTGGACCTTCTGGTCCAATCAGCTGCCCTCAgcaacttaa
- the LOC132870072 gene encoding protein mono-ADP-ribosyltransferase PARP11-like isoform X1 → MFAGWGGDDEDNEPMNTSDHPWYWFYQAECGIWHRTEDDPVNSISSSELEMLYFKNPYGITNLSTAGGNFKIDFHGYLRTNLRTGQTQKLKRSSFTEHVIRCKCANQVPPVPAHWENMDPKTPFKTFTLNWQSSEFKEVERYVQEIGLLQEPLKVLYRIQNVDLWELYCRKKSQLMRIKGQLDIEERMLFHGTGKNNVHNICLYNFDCRISESRRCGHIYGKGTYFALHAAYADSYSKKRSQEVNSTRVMFLARVIVGKYTQGEPGFCKPDGDRNENVHDSCVDNTLYPRIFVIFDSNQIYPEYVLEYGGG, encoded by the exons ATGTTTGCTGGTTGGGGAGGAGATGATGAGGACAATGAACCGATGAATACTTCTGACCATCCTTGGTACTGGTTCTATCAAGCAGAGTGTGGCATTTGGCACAGAACTGAG GACGATCCAGTGAACTCCATCAGCAGCTCAGAACTGGAAATGCTTTACTTTAAAAACCCTTATGGAATTACTAACCTTAGCACAGCAGGAGGAAACTTCAAAATTGATTTTCATG GGTACCTGAGGACCAACCTAAGGACAGGGCAGACTCAAAAATTAAAACGCTCTTCATTCACTGAGCATGTTATCAG ATGCAAATGTGCAAACCAGGTGCCACCTGTGCCTGCTCACTGGGAGAACATGGACCCTAAAACACCTTTCAAG acttTCACTCTGAACTGGCAATCAAGTGAGTTTAAAGAAGTGGAGAGATATGTGCAAGAAATTGGTCTCCTGCAGGAACCCCTGAAAGTTCTCTACAGAATACAGAATGTTGATCTCTGGGAGCTGTACTGCAG AAAAAAATCCCAGCTGATGAGGATAAAGGGTCAGTTAGACATTGAAGAACGAATGCTCTTCCAcggcacaggcaaaaacaatgtgCATAATATTTGCTTGTACAATTTTGACTGCAGAATATCAGAGTCAAGAAGATGCGGTCATATCTACGGTAAAG GTACATACTTTGCCCTACATGCAGCCTACGCAGACAGTTACAGTAAGAAACGAAGCCAAGAAGTTAACAGCACACGAGTAATGTTTCTCGCACGTGTGATCGTTGGGAAGTACACACAAGGTGAACCTGGTTTCTGCAAACCTGATGGTGACCGAAATGAAAATGTACATGACAGCTGTGTTGACAATACTTTATATCCTAGGATTTTTGTTATCTTTGATTCTAACCAGATATATCCTGAGTATGTGTTGGAGTATGGTGGGGGATAG